ACAAGGAGTGTAGCCGCCCGAACTGTCGATTCATCCATGGCTCCAAGGAGGATGAGGATGGCTATAAAAAGACAGGAGAGCTTCCTCCTCGGCTGAGGCAGAAAGTGGCAGCCGGCCTGGGCCTTTCACCAGCTGACCTACCAAATGGCAAGGAGGAGGTCCCTATCTGCCGTGACTTTCTCAAGGGTGATTGCCAGAGAGGAGCCAAGTGCAAGTTCCGGCACCTGCAACGAGATTTTGAGTTTGATGCCCGGGGTGGAGGAGGCGCTGGTGGTGGGGGCTCAACAGGCCCAGTTCCCCCAGGACGACGTCATGATCTCTATGATATCTACGACCTCCCTGACAGGGGCTTTGAGGACCATGAGCCAGGCCCCAAGCGCCGACGAGGTGGATGCTGCCCCCCAGATGGCCCCCATTTTGAATCGTATGAATACAGCCTGGCTTCGTCCCGAGGGGTGGAGTGCAGACTGCTAGAAGAGGAGAATGCCATGCTCAGGAAGCGGGTAGAGGAGCTGAAGAAGCAGGTCAGCAACCTGCTGGCCACCAACGAGGTACTGCTGGAACAAAATGCCCAGTTCCGCAATCAGGCCAAGGTCATGACCCTCAGCTCCACTGCACCAGCGACTGAGCAGACTCTGGCCCCCACCGTGGGCACTGTCGCCACTTTTAACCATGGCATCGCCCAGACTCACACTACTCTCAGCAGCCAGGCTCTACAGCCTCGCCCCGTGTCCCAGCAAGAACTGGTGGCCCCTGCTGGAGCTCCAGCTGCTCCCCCAACTAATACTGCACCTCCTGCTgctccaccacccccacccccacacttgAACCCAGAGATCACGCCACTGtcagctgctctggctcaaaCCATTGCCCAGGGAATGGCACCCCCACCTGTCTCCATGGCTCCTGTGGCTGTATCTGTGGCTCCTGTGGCCCCTGTGGCCGTATCAATGGCCCAGCCCTTGGCAGGAATCACAATGAGCCACACCACCACTCCCATGGTGACTTACCCCATCGCTTCCCAGAGCATGCGTATCACAGCCATGCCACATTGATGGGGCTAATGGACACTCCCCTGGTATAGCCTTCCAGGGCTGGGGTCGAGGGGCCCTTACCCACCCACTCGCCTAGCCATCCCACGCCCTGTCCGAAGGGCTCACCCATGAACGAGGACAAGAAACTACAAGGAGTTTGCTTCTGAGAAGGGATTGGGTTGGTGTGTTTTCTCTCACCTCCCTTTTATGAGGGTTCTCTTGTCCATCTTCCTTCAAGCCTCACAGAGGGGGCTTGCATAGGAGCGCAGACTGAAGCCAGCAGAGGAAGGACTGATTGAGGGCTTGTGTGTCCTCTGATGGGAAGCTGGGGACATCCCTGGTCTTGTCCTctcttctgcacagcacaggtTCCAGCACTggctttggaagaaaaaaataccctgtCCAGAGGGAAAGCCAGGAAAGATGGGGAAGTGGGTGGCCAGGAGAAAAGGCCTCATAGGAGCCTTCAGACATTTGGGGGCCTAGTTGAGCTGGACAGTACAGGAGCTGCTCCTGGGCCCGTGGGAAGGCGGGGACCACAGTACTCCAGCCCAAAGACTAGGGGAGCTTTCAGTACCTGGCTTGGCCTGGCAATCCATAGGGCAGGGCCCaccattttccaaagaaataaaaaaaaattatttttaacaagtgGAGGCAGTGAAAACTTGCTTAGATATTCTGTGTAGAAGATGGGAGCAGTAAATAGATCTCATGCCAAAATGAGATAAAGACCCTACTCTCACATAACTTGGGTAAGGTTGGATGGAAGCCAGTGAAGAAGGGTAGGACCCAGGACAAGACCAAGACCAAGACCAAGACCAAAGGCTTTGGGGAAGGCAATTCACAGCGTAAAAACATCGGAGCCACCTAGTCTAGTTTAAAAATAGTCCCATCTGTTCAGGTTTCTATCTGCATGTACTATTCCCAGGTTGCCTTAGTAACCAGGGTTCCTAGGGTCATTTAGGGGGGCAGGTACTAAGGAGGGGGCTGTGCTGGGAAATAGAATGGGATATGTATTGACAGATCTTCCCTTATTCAAACAGAGCAGGGCAGGTGGCTCTGCAATCTGAGTTGTTGATGGCAGTTacatccctcccaccccatcctgtCCTCAGTTACCAGTGCCTTAAGCCTTCAAGGCTTGAGAGGTGCTGGGAAAAGGAGAGTTCTTCTGGGAACACCGGCCTCAGGGTTCatccctttcttccctctgcctccactTAGAACTACAAAGATTTTCAATCCAATTAAAAAGTAAGGCCAGGGGTCCCGGTAGCCAAACCTCAGTTCCTCCTCAGCTCATGGCTGTTGTAGGGGAAACAACTCAGGTGTCTAGTCTAATGGTCAGTGGATTTGGGGCTAGAGAAAGTGATCCTGGGTTGTTCTCTCCCCATCGTTTCGTGCTACCTCTTGTTCTCTTGTCTGGTTGATCACTCAGGTTACACCTGGGGTTGAAGATGGTGGGCTAGGTAAAGGCTAGTCATtaaggggggaggggggctgaagACTAAAAACGGGCAAATACTAAAATATTGTACACGTTGAAAAGCTTAATGTTGATTTTCTGGCACAGTTCTGGAttattaaaagagattgtttatgAGCATTTAGACAAATGTGATCATAGATACCAATGTGAATTCGTCTTGGCCAAATTCTGACAAGCtaactttactattttttttttgctaagtatCTCTAAAGAGGTAGATTTGGGAAACTGTAGATGTTGTCGGTACTTTATTAATGTACTCCAGCTAGAGACCACCAGGGGTACACCTGCAGTTGAACAAATTGGATTTAATGCTCATTGCAATGATGGAGAGAACATGCCATGCAGAACCATAGTGTATCTTGCAAGAGGGTGTCAGAAAGGACTTACAGGACCTGGGCTTTGCTAAAGTGACTTAGGGGAAGGTTTGAGGAAGTGGGGCTTCACTCTGGATTCAGTGCTGTCAGGGAAGCAGGGATAATTCCAAGATTGGCTATCTTTATCTTATCTAGAAAAAGGGCGGACTAAAGTGAAGCTGAAGCTGTAATAGGTAATGAAGCAGCAGTCACTCATTAGCTGGGAGAGGGGGATGTTTGCTGTTTTGTGGTTTGCACAGTTACCTTGTTTAGTGCTTAAGCACAATTTCAAAGTGGTCTTGTTTTTTGCCTCACTTCATCACAGTTACTGAGTGTCCTTGGCTAATGTTGGTGTTTTGTGAGGCTTTCTGTCCAACAGGAGAGCACCATTTCCTACCTGTGAGCCCAGGTTAGCCCCTAACAGTTCCAAACCTAGCTGTATCAGGCCAGTTCCCAGATGTCAGAGCTTCTTTCCACTTTCTCACCTGCTAAGTCACTGCAGATAAGCAAATAATGGGTTGGTTAATAGTAGCATTTGACAGAATTAAAACTGAACATTTGTGCCTAGTAAATGTTGATTAGCACATTCATGTTAGAGAAATCTCTAGTCTCTAGTGATATCCCCAaaggttatgttttattttaaaaaaaaaaagtataaaaatatgaaGAGCCCAACAGTAACACAAGGAAGTACTAAGTAATATTGAAAGTGTCTGTAACTTGGATTGACTAAATTAAGCCAAGGGGTCAATTTGGATCAATTTAGGTTGACTCTCCCCATGAAAAATTGTTTGTGCCTCTCTGAGGAACAAATGCAGAGATCTACATTAGCAGTAATTCACATGAGAACAACGTGGGACTTCCAATtggttacataaaattaaaatcttactCTTCATAATGTCAATAAATATTAAGAGCCTGCTCTGTTCTAGGTGCCTTTCTAGGAGCTCCATAAGGATAAGAGAACCATAGTTACACAGTGTAAATATAGCAGTTCAGCCTTGTAGGAGTGGGACCAATTCTGACGTGTGTGTTCTTCTAAACAGTTTTTAGAGAGGGCCCTTGACAAACTAGTGTGGTACCTGAAAATAACTGACAAGAAGACTGAGGGTAGACCCAGTAGATGTCTTCAAAGATTTGAAGGGCTGCCTAGTGGAGAAAAGGTCCTACCTTGTTGCATAGGAAATAAGCAGGAAGTTCTagaaaaatagctaacatttgagTACTTTATATAAACCAAGGCACTCTGCTCAGCACTTTACATGCAGTATCTCATTGACACGATGGGTATTATTAATCTACCCAGTTTGCAGAGGAGCAGGCAGGCTTAAAGAGGGTAATCAACCCAGGATTCTGCAATTAGTAAGAAATGGAGCCAGGAATCTGTTTAGGCAGACTTGGCATAAGATAGTTCTAATGATAACAGCCATCCAACAAGGGGACCACTATGCAGTAACTTGCTAGGAATAATACAGAGGAAGTTTCCTCAAAGCCTGTTGACACTTCCATTTTAGAGTAGGCTGGGACCAGATTACCACatcccaccctctgcctcccctgAGAGGCAATTGTAGTTTACATATAAATGCAGATTGCAAACCCGGGAAGTCTCAGTACTCTCCTCACTTAAGACACTTCCTCTATCAAATGGccatctttttttattgttaccCACTTACTGCTTATCACCACCAGGTGGCACCTGGGCAGCAGAATTGTCAATGCGCGGGGACCCACCCTGTTTACTTGTTCTGGTGCCTGCAATGCAGCTGCTGATTCTGTGGCTCCTGGGTCCCAGATGGGAAGAGACCTTCCTGGGGATGAGTTTTTGTCCTCCATATACCATCTTCAGTACGAGGGTCTGATGACTTAGATAGGATGAAAAATGTAAAGTTTGGAAAGGAACCTCTATAGATCGCCCTCTCCATCCTCCAGCCTAAGGGATTCCTTCCCCCTATTCCAGTGCTTGGCAAATTTCAGTTTAATGAGAAGTTTCTCTCTAAGGAGGTTCATCCAGTTTCCTGCCATAGTTCTTCATCAGTTGGTAAGTAGATCCCTCTTACATCCTCCAAAGAAGCAGTTTAGATAGTGTTATCTTCAGGGAAGTAGAGAAAAAGAAGtgagaaattttaagattaaGGGAGGAAGGCTGGGCAGGGACATGTTTTAAGCAGCTTTGATGAAACACAGCCTGATGAAATCTGTCCTGCAGAGCCAGATAAAATTTAACAGCTGCAGATCTAGTCTCTTTCGAACAATCGATCCTAGTTCCCCTGCTGCATCAAACAGAATAACACAACGAGCCCCACATATACTGCATTAAAAGGTAATCATCTTATCACCAACCCTTCCCTCCTGGGCTTTCAATCAGTCCACTTTCTAAGTCCCTAGACAACATTCCACCAGTTAACTTAGTCATCATCAATGAACCCTGCATTTTTCCGTTCGTAAACCTACGCAGTGCAATGTAGAACTGCATTAGTTCTACATCTGACAGTATTCTAAACCTTCCTTATAACTCAGGCAAATGAGAAATAGAATCGTCTCATTACTTTTGATTTCTCATTTTCGTGTCCTAGCAGTTCCTCGGGGTCAGGAAATTCTAGGAAAATGTAATCATTTCTGCTGCACCTGATCCCCCTCCCCACTTTGGAGCCAATTTAGTTTTAATCTGTCCTTTAACTCTTGGAGACAGAATGGAATAACCTGGAGATTTCTAAAGAGAAATAAAGCCTCACTTCCTATTCACTccgcctttttttcccctcttccctgaAGGCTGGATAATCTCAACTCTAATTCTCAGATTCTCCCGTTTTCTGTAGTGTCTGTCTTTACAGCGCATAGACAAGGTATAAGACTGGGGAACAGGACAAACAAGGTCAGTCATTGAACACTTTAATTCCAAATAGGGTAATTTCTTTCCTTGTGTAAGGAGACCCAGGGGAAAAAGTATGAAAGCTAGGGAAAGTTAACAAATGAGCATGTAGGAATCCCAGACTAAATCCTGCCAAACTGTCTGAATGGAGTGAAAGGAAATCCTGATCCTCCACAACTCAACTTCACAACCCCAGCTTGCTCTAAAACCGAGTAATTCGCGACGCGGCTCTGCATGACGTCATACCACAGGCACTCCAATCCCACGTGGGGGAACTCCTGGTCCCACCTCTCCTCTTTAAGTGGTACGCTacgcctccttctctttctgcctAATCACAGGCTGCACTTTTAGCCTTTTTACTCCTTTTCCCGCCATCCCAGACCGCCCATCTTGACACTCTGGTCCAATCAGGAAGGTCCTGCCTTTCCGGAGCCCTCTCCCGCTCCCCGCGGAAGGGGGCGGGGTTTCGAGCTTTTGACTCCACCTTGGTCTCTGCGGCGCGGGCCAACCCGAGTCGTCAGGGAAGAGGGCGTGGCTTGAAGTTCCCTCCCCCATTCTGGGATTTTTGGTTTGTAGAGGGGAGCTGGTCGCAAGACTAGGCAACCGCTAGCTGGTCTCTGGGTCGGGTGGGTCCTCCCAGAGGTGGCACCATGGAGCGCTCTCTTGGAGACGACTCCAGCCCTAGCCCCGTGGACCAGCCCTCTACTCCCTCCGACCCCCCTGACCTGTCCCCCACTGCAAACACAAAGCCGGAGCAGAGTTCTGGGAACCAACCTGCCGGCCCAGGCGCGGCGGGTGAGGCCCTGGCGGTGCTGACTTCGTTTGGGCGGAGGTTGCTGGTGCTGGTGCCGGTGTACCTGGCCGGCGCAATGGGACTCAGCGTGGGTTTCGTGCTCCTCGGCCTCGCCCTCTACCTGGGCTGGCGCCGGGTCCGCGAGGAGAAAGAACGGAGCCTTCGAGTAGCGCGGCAGCTGCTGGACGATGAGGAGCGGCTCACGGCAAAAACTCTTTACATGAGCCATCGAGAGCTACCTGCCTGGGTAAGCGACCCCCCTCAATCCTCAGTGCAGCATAGCCCCCTTCTAGCCCTCCAGTAGAAGggctctccctccctgtccctaAAGTCAGCTCCTCACCTTGGGACGATGGACCCCAGACTTTCCCCTCCCGCCTCGCTAGCCTCCTGCCTGCTGGAACGCGCCTCTCTTGGGACCGACTATTCCCCTCCCCTCGCCGCCCCACCTCCGCCTTCCGCACGCCCAGATCCCGGTTCTTCAGCAAAATCAGGACTTTTTCCTATACGCTTGGGCAAGAGCAGTAATAACATCTGAGGAGCCCGTCTCAGCAGTGGCTCTTCCTCCAAGCTGCTCGAATGCCCCTCCTCGTTCCTGGTGCCACTCACGCCGTTGCTGCTGCTGGGCATCCCCGTTCCCGCTCAGAGGGTTCCCTCGTCTTTCCTGTCCTCCcaaggacttttaaaaaatttcttaaggCCGTAAGGTTCTTCCTTTTCCCGCTCTTATCCTTGGGTACCCCTGGGACCCAGCTCCGGGAGCAGCCGAGCCCCTGCACCTGGACGGACCCTCCGGCCCTCGTCTTCCAGCCTCAGGCAGCGGGGCCGCAGCGCAGCGGAGGCGGCTGCTGGACAAAGGGCGGGGGTGCTGGGGGGAGGGCAGTGCGGCTGCTGCAGTGCCCGCTGCCCACACTCCACCGCCCCTGGCCGGCCCCACCCTTTTCCGGACTGTGGGCCGCGCTTTCACGGTTGGGGCCAGGACCCTATTACTACGCCCCTCTCCTCTATTGAGGGGCCAGAATGGCTTCTCTTAGGCCTTGCAGAGGCAGAGCCTGTTACCCAGCCCCTcccttcctgctcctcccagCAGAGGTGCCCGTCGAGGGAGAATCAAAGCTGACACAAGGCAGACACGGCCTTGCTACCCAGATCCTGGACTGGGGTGGAGAAAGGGGGAGAAATGGCCCCAGGAGACTTATAGCCCAGGCAGCAACTGCCTCTGTTCCTCCTACTCCTCATCATGGAAATTAATCTTTCTCCTAAGGCAACTCCTCCTCCGCCCAATACAAAGCACAGGTGTCCTTCCTTCCTGTAAAAGGAGTCACattgacaaaaaagaaaacagcagccTGGGCCTAAATAACTCCTCTGGCCCCTCCCTAACTCAGGAGCCGCTTCCCTCTTCACTTTCTTGGTATAGAAGTCCCAGTCTGAGGGTTAGAGGGAAGGCTGGTAAAAGGAACCCGGACTAATCCAGTCCCAGGATTTCCTCCTCAAACTCTGACTTGTCAGGACCTCCCCCTCCAGAAAGAATGtgcccttctcttccctcctcctctctgccccagCAGCTGTCAGTTCACCTCCCTGAGCTATCCACAAAGCAACATGGTGTGGCCTGCACCCTGGAAGCTCCCTTTGTCAGAGACCTCAGTGCCCCCAAACCCTATGGAGGAATGAATCTTAGGACACCCCAGCCCCTACCCCCAACCCCTGGGTGTGAGGAGGCTCTGTCGCACTTAGGTTTCCTCAGAGGGCATCCCACCCGGCACCTTAGTAGGGCCCAGGAGCAGGGGTGTGCTCCTCACTGtctgcttcctccacctccaggtCAGCTTCCCAGATGTGGAAAAGGCTGAGTGGCTAAACAAGGTGAGGGTTgattgtcttgatttttttttcatgagggGGAATGGGGTTCGTTTCTCTTGCCAGGCCCTGCCATACTTCACTTCTAGCCCCAGCCTAGTCCCCAGTCCTCCCTGTGGGGAGGATTCTGAAGGCACTTGCCTTAGAGGGCCAGCTCTGTGATCAGCTCCCTTTCCTCCCAGATTGTGGCCCAGGTCTGGCCCTTCCTGGGCCAGTATATGGAGAAACTTTTGGCTGAAACTGTGGCCCCGGCTGTTCGAGGATCTAACCCTCACCTGCAGACATTTACATTCACACGAGTGGAACTGGGTGAAAAAGTACGTATGTAGGAGGGAAAGTAATGGAAGAGAGGAGATGGGACAGGGGAGGTGGGTGGCCCAAAGGAGGCTGAGGTATTCCTCCCTTTCCATCCCCTCTCAAGAATTCATCTCTCTCCAGCCACTGCGCATCCTAGGAGTCAAGGTTCACCCTGGTCAGAGAAAAGAGCAGATCCTGATGGACTTGAACGTCAGGTAATGCCACTCACCACTCTTCCCGCTTTCCCTTCCTGGTCACTCTACTTCACTTCCTGGACCCCCACTACAACCTTGTACTAACCCGCTCTGTTCTCTTCCTCATCAACCCCCAGCTATGTAGGTGATGTACAGATTGATGTGGAAGTGAAGAAATATTTCTGCAAAGCAGGAGTCAAGGGCATGCAGGTGGGGCAGATGTCAGGAGCCTCCAAGGGAAGCCTTTGCCCTAAGTTTCCTCAGGTGTAGGGAAGTGGGAGGTTGGGAAAACCCAGGCTGGGGAGGTTTGTGGGAGAATGAAGGCCTCTTCTGAGGAaaggctttgcttttctcttcctggccCAGCTACATGGTGTCTTGCGGGTGATTCTTGAGCCACTTATTGGGGACCTTCCTATCGTGGGGGCTGTGTCGATGTTCTTTATCCGACGCCCGGTAAGGGAAAACATTGAGGAGGGGTAGATGAGTGAGGAAACAGAGgactgggagggggagggtggccagCTATGGGGGAGGGAATTGACAAGCAGGCTGAGGGGTCTGGTACTTGTTGGATGGGGTGACCATGCCACCATATGCTCTGTCCTGATTCCCTTGCTCTGTGCTTCCAGACCTTAGATATCAACTGGACAGGGATGACCAACCTGCTGGATATCCCAGGACTCAGGTATCAAggacttactgagcacctgctaagtATTCCAGCCGTGGCTTGGGGGATTAATGAATACGGAGCAGTAAAAGCTGAAGCCAGTGTCCTCCAGGAGCCTTGACCCTAGTTGGGGACATCAGACAAATACCCATGAAAAGTTGcatactgtaattttttttctgtgggaGGACTGTGCATTTTGGTAGAGGATGAAGAAGGCTACAGACTCCTCAGCAGGGGCAAAAGGAGAAAGACGAACTGGGAGGGTAGTGAGGGAGGGACAGAGCAGTAGGTGGGAAATCAGGGTAGAAGCGTAGCAAAAAGGTGTATTGAAGCAAGGACTTCCCTCTAGCTTTACATCTCTTGATTGTGGGCAacagttgggggtggggagatatGGGAAGCTGGGGCCACACTCACCTTCTTTTCTCCTCCCTCATTCAGCTCCCTCTCTGACAACATGATCATGGATTCCATCGCTGCCTTCCTTGTGTTGCCCAATCGATTACTGGTGCCCCTTGTGCCTGACCTTCAGGATGTAGCCCAGTTGCGTTCCCCTCTTCCCAGGGTATGGCCTCTCCCCTATTAGACAGATCCTTCTCTCAGGAACCCTGTGCTGGATCTTTAATTTCTCACAATCTGATTCCTGCCCTCAGGGCATTATTCGGATTCACCTGCTGGCTGCACGAGGGCTGAGCTCTAAGGACAAATATGTAAAGGGCCTGATTGAGGGCAAGTCGGACCCGTATGCACTTGTGCGAGTGGGCACCCAGGCATTCTGCAGTCGTGTCATCAATGAGGAACTTAACCCCCAGTGGGGAGAGACTTACGAGGTGGGAGAACCAAGGAAAGGGGCTATGTCAGATTGGGAGGCTCTGGGAGGTTTTGAGAGAAGATGCTGATGGGATGATTCTCACACTTGCAGACCCTTATCCCTCTGTGTCCTTCAGGTGATGGTACATGAGGTCCCAGGACAGGAGATTGAGGTGGAGGTGTTTGACAAGGATCCAGACAAAGATGACTTTCTGGGCAGGTGAGACTCTGCCTGTGCTGGGTGGCCCCAAGGCCAACAAGTTCCCAGAGGGAATTATAATCCTTTTCCAAGTTTGAGAATCATGTGTCATTTTCCTTCCCAAccttcccacccctcatccccaccacacacacacatgcacacatacataaatgCCTCCTGAGTCTTCGGAAGGGAGTCTGAGATCTGCCAGCTATTTCTGGGTGGGTGAGTGGAGGGCCAATGAACGACATGCTGCTAATTACAAcactcccctcttttccctttcactgccatcatcacca
The Vicugna pacos chromosome 12, VicPac4, whole genome shotgun sequence DNA segment above includes these coding regions:
- the LOC102541539 gene encoding zinc finger CCCH domain-containing protein 10, translating into MPDRDSYANGTGSSGGGPGGGGSEEASGTGAGSGGASSDAICRDFLRNVCKRGKRCRYRHPDMSEVSNLGVSKNEFIFCHDFQNKECSRPNCRFIHGSKEDEDGYKKTGELPPRLRQKVAAGLGLSPADLPNGKEEVPICRDFLKGDCQRGAKCKFRHLQRDFEFDARGGGGAGGGGSTGPVPPGRRHDLYDIYDLPDRGFEDHEPGPKRRRGGCCPPDGPHFESYEYSLASSRGVECRLLEEENAMLRKRVEELKKQVSNLLATNEVLLEQNAQFRNQAKVMTLSSTAPATEQTLAPTVGTVATFNHGIAQTHTTLSSQALQPRPVSQQELVAPAGAPAAPPTNTAPPAAPPPPPPHLNPEITPLSAALAQTIAQGMAPPPVSMAPVAVSVAPVAPVAVSMAQPLAGITMSHTTTPMVTYPIASQSMRITAMPH